A region from the Acinonyx jubatus isolate Ajub_Pintada_27869175 chromosome C2, VMU_Ajub_asm_v1.0, whole genome shotgun sequence genome encodes:
- the LOC128315109 gene encoding spermatogenesis-associated protein 21-like, translated as MPQDRVTTAERAATRGVDAHPPERDGDTTRGHPHGPQAPTPRRTVATQRSREWTHRRVLARPGRRTPRLSGLSPSRRECAGGRGMRTQRGYSHPRTDARRGPSLQKGTIRQRGHTHWGRKRRPHPQRTGTPTHADTPRAPQLATRGDAHTPTLTTHPRRGCGGPLSPGISAAARQGDTSGSPAARQMCTHRGPPPASLGRGPPPPPPPRALHVSQRAGGSGRQRRRRAYHVGSSAHA; from the coding sequence ATGCCCCAGGACAGGGTCACGACTGCAGAACGCGCGGCCACGCGAGGAGTGGACGCGCACCCCCCGGAGAGGGACGGTGACACAACGAGGGGCCACCCACACGGGCCACAGGCGCCCACGCCAAGAAGAACGGTCGCGACACAAAGAAGCCGAGAGTGGACACACAGGCGCGTGCTCGCACGCCCGGGCCGAAGGACCCCTCGCCTATCAGGGTTGTCACCCTCCAGACGAGAGTGCGCGGGCGGCAGGGGGATGCGCACACAAAGGGGCTACTCCCACCCTCGCACAGACGCCCGGAGGGGCCCAAGCTTGCAGAAGGGGACCATAAGACAAAGGGGACACACCCACTGGGGCCGAAAAAGGCGGCCACACCCCCAACGCACCGGCACCCCGACCCACGCAGACACACCACGGGCACCACAGCTAGCGACGCGGGGCgacgcacacacacccacactcaccACACACCCACGGAGGGGGTGTGGAGGGCCCCTCTCCCCGGGCATCTCGGCTGCAGCGCGACAAGGTGACACATCCGGGAGCCCCGCCGCGCGCCAGATGTGCACTCACCGGGGCCCGCCGCCCGCGAGCCTCGGAcgcgggccgccgccgccgccgccgcctcgggcCCTCCACGTCAGCCAGCGGGCGGGCGGGAGCGGGCGGCAGCGCAGGCGGCGGGCGTATCACGTGGGCAGCAGCGCGCATGCGTAA